The Gorilla gorilla gorilla isolate KB3781 chromosome 23, NHGRI_mGorGor1-v2.1_pri, whole genome shotgun sequence genomic interval ACCACCACCGTGCTGGGAAGCAGGGAGACAGCCAACCCTGAGGGAATCTTCATGATGTCAGGAAAGCTCGCCCGCCCAGGGGCACATGCTCCTGTCCAGGCTGCCAGAGCCCAGCCACTGCATCCCAGAGCACTCAGCTCCCGGCCAGCCCTGACTCTTTCACCCAACACTCCCCAAACCGATACCCACAGGATCACCAGCGGACTGGATGTGAACGGGGCATTCCATGGCCAAACATTTGGGGAAAtgcgtgtttttttgtttgttttttgtttttgagacagtctcactctgtcacccaggctggagtgcagtggtgcaatctcggctcactgcaaactccacctcccgggttcaagtgattcttgtgcctcaacctcctgagtagctggtgggattacaagcgagcaccaccacgcccagctaatttttgtatttttagtagagacggggtttcaccatgttgcccaggccagtctcaaaatcctgacttcaagtgatctgcccgcctcagcctcccaaagtgctgggattacagatgtgagccaccgcgcccaggcgaAATGCATATTCTCTGCCTGGGTTCTGGGAGTTATCAAAAGATACCACCACATTAAAGACTCTGAGAGGTGCTGAGTGCAGAGGCCTCTGGACCCAGGTGAGCCAGGGAGTGAGTGGCTACCGCATCCAGAGAGCAAGCTGCTGGCACCAGTCAGGAAAAAGCTGCTGCAGCTGGAGCTTCTCATCACCCAGACTGCCCCTCCCAACTCCTCCAGACACAGACGGAAAAGGTTCCGTGTTCATCAGCACCCCAATTCCTCTAGACATGAATGGAAAAGGCTCCTTCATCAGCACCCCATGCCCAGTGAGCATTTCTTCCTGGCACTAATCACACAGCCTGCCAGGCAGCTCTCTTGCTCTTAAGGACATAACTTAGCTGCCCCGACTGCTCTGCCTGGCAGGTGTGATCTGGTTActggcacagggaggggagctCTGCCCGACAGGTGTGATCTGGTTACTGGCACGGGGAGGGGAGCTCTGCCCGACAGGTATGATCTGGTTACTGGCACGGGGAGGGGAGCTCTGCCCGACAGGTGTGATCTGGTTACTGGATGGGGAGGTGAGGCCTCCTTAAAGGCTGTTAGTGCTTTCCCCTCTGCATCTCTCCTAACTCCCAGGACTCAGTCAATTTTGGACACTAGCTTAGGTTACTAACCCATAACAACTGCCTGGACCCCTGAGTACACAACGCCCCCCACACACCCCGTCCAAGGCCACGCTCATGCAGGGGTAGGGGCACTGCATGCCAAGGCAAAGAAGGGTACACACCAGCCGACTCGCTCCCAGCACCTCCGCTTGCTGGCCTCATAGGTGAGTGCGGCTTCCCACAGGTCCACGTCTGGGGTCACGCTGGGCTCAGACTGGGAATCAGGAGTCAAGTTGGACGCTGACTGGAATCCTTCGTCTTCCCACTGATCCACACTCGGTGGGACCTGGAGACACAGGGAAGGGCAAACCGCCACTTATTGCTGTGTCCACGTTTCATCCAAGGGCGATGAGAATTCCAGGAACTTTATGCAAAGACCTAACAaaatgtttcttctgtttttctcaagCGCATGTGTACCATACAATGTTTCCCACCAATAAGCCATTTAaggaattaaacaaaataattcgTCAAGGCTGCCAATTTCCAATTCCATGTAACACACAAGCCTCAGCGGAACTTAAGAGTGAAACTTTTTGAGATGCCTCAGACCTGGAAATTCCAATGTGGGGAACCcagaattaaaaaaatcacactcAACATTAAAAAACTACTGTACAccggggccaggcgcagtggctcacgcctgtaatcccagcactatgggaggctgaggcgggtggatcacctgaggtcaggagtttgagaccagcccggccagcatggtgaaaccccgtctctactaaaaatataaaaatcggccaggcgtggtggtgggcacctgtggtcccagctactcgggaggctgaggcagaagaactgcttgaacccgggaagcggaggttgcagtgagccgagattgcgccaccgcactccagtctgggcggcagagcaagactgtgggcagcaagccacccagatgccgaggcaagagaccgagggcacgagctgttctagtataataaaatataaagaacaagAATAGTTACACTATAGATCATAAATATGATTATACATGAATgttattaatcattagtttgtagcaattactctttattccaagaTTATAATAATCTTCGCTCTACAATTATAACTTAGGagaaaccaggccatacagagataggagctgaaggggcatggtgagaagtgaccagaagacaagagtgtgagccttctgtcatgcccagacagggccactagagggctccttggtctagtggTAATGGCAGCACCTGGGAAGACGCCCATTACCTAGCGGaccttggtctagcggtagcgTCAGTGCCTAGGAAAAGCACCCACTACTTAGCAGAccaggaaagggagtctccctttccctgggggagttagagaagactctgctccaccacctcttgtggagggcctgacatgaCTCAGGCCCACCCGCAGTTATCCAGAGGCCTaaacgtctccctgtgatgctgtgcttcagcagTCACACTCCTAGTCCGcattcatgttccatcctgtacacctggctctgccttctagatagcagtagcaaattagtgaaagtactaaaagtctctgaaatgcagaaataatggtgtaagctgtctcctctctctttctccgcTTCGGCTGCCaaacagggaagggccccctgtccagttgacacgtgacccacgtgacgttacctatcattggagatgactcacactccttaccctgccccttttgccttgtatccaataaataacagcgcagccTGGCATTTGGGGCCACTACTGGTCTCCACGTGTTGGTGGTAGTgatcccccgggcccagctgttttttcttttatctctgtcttgtgtctttatttctaccatCTCTCGTCTCCGCATATGGAGAGAAAAACCCACAGACCCTGTAGGGCTGGTCCCtacacaagactccatctcaaaaaaaaaaaaaaaaaaaaaaagaacaatcaggccgggctcacgcctgtaatcccagcactttgggaggccgaggcgggcagatcacgaggtcaggagatagagaccatcctggctaacacggtgaaaccccgtctctactaaatatacaaaaaattcgcagggcgtggtggcaggcgcctgtagtcccagctactcaggaggctgaggcgggagaatggcgtgaacctgggaggcagagcttgcagtgagccaagattgtgccaccgcactcgagcctgggcgacagagcgagactgtgtcaaaaaaaaaatcaaatcaaataaaaaaataaaaatacaaacatataaaatacaaaaattagctgtgtgtggtgacgcacacctgtagtcccagatacttaggaggctgaggcaggagaatcacttgaacccaggagatggaggttgcagtgagccgagaccacaccactgcactccagcctgggcgacagagcaagacttgtctcaaaaacaaaaaacaaaactgctgtACACCAAGACATTTGCTGTAGCATTATGTATGTTTCTAAATCATCTAGCTATGGCATAAGAATAGAACGACTAGTAACAATGTATCCTTTTGGCAACACTGATAAagcaataaaatacaaaactcaaaTGAGGAGCTACAGCGTACCACGGTAAAGCCTCAGGCGACAGACAACAAAAACATACCCAATTGCAGGAATTACAGAACATGAACACTTTTGCCACacgtggctactgagcacttgaaatgtggcttgtggggctgaggaactgagtattttattttgttttaattaacttCAATTTAAACAGCAGCTCTAGAAGGCAGAGGTGGCTTAACAACATACCCCATTAGGTAAAGATGAAAAGCAGCATGTTGCTTTGGCCGGCAGGTGGGCAGCACTGTCGCTGCAGAGGAGGGTGGCCGCCAGTAAGCCCGCTCCAGCAGCCCCACCTCAGGACAATGCAGCCACCAGACTATCCCCCCTTTTACCATGATAAAAGGAAGGTCaccgggccgggcacagtggctcatgcctgtaatcccagcactttgggaggccgagacgggtggatcatttgaggtcaggagttggagaccagcctggccaacatggtgaaaccccgcctctactaaaaatacaaaaattagttgggcatggtggctcacgcctgtaatcccagcactttgggaggccgaggcaggcagatcaagaggtcaggagttcaagaccagcctagccagcatggtgaaacctggtctctactaaaaatacaaaacttagctgggcgtggtggcatgcacctaaaTCCCAgctacagctactcgggaggctgaggtaggagaatcacttgaccccgggaggcggcggttacagtgagccgagatcgcgccaccgcactccagcctgggcaacagagcaagactccatctcaaaaaaaaaaaaaaaaaaaaattaagccgggcgtggtggcaggtgcctgtaatttcagctactcgggaggctgaggtacgagaattgcttgagcccagaaagtggaggctaaggtgagccaagatcgcgccactgcactccagcccgggtgacagagtgagacattgtctcaaaaaaaaaaaaaagaagaagaagaaaggtcaCAGGAAGCATTTTCCAAACCCCGAGAGAGATGAAAGAGGAAAAACTAAACATTCTACCTTAATAGCCAGCCCAGAGAGGTCCGCATTGTCTGGCACGGGGGGCAGGCCCAGTCGGACGTCCATGTCATAAGTGCGGCTGTGCACAAGGGCCCCGAAGAGCGAGACCCGGGTGTCTCTCTCGAACCTGTCACCACAAGGGTCACCAAATGAGAAGAGCCCGACGGTGGGCAGGCCAGTGCCTGGAGCAGCCTCCATAACCTGAAGTGTTTCCTGGATCATGGTGTGACACAAACACTCTTCTCTGGAGATGAGAGACTGAACGTCCATCTCAAACACACTCAGGTCGTCGCAATCATAGCCGCTGTACGGAACGTTTCTCCCCACATGCTTGTTGTTAAGGAAGTAGTCTCGTTTTCTCGGCAGAACTTGAGGGGGACCACTCCCTGCCAGCTGAACCAGGAGGTCCAAaacagaccccacctccaaaagCGGACAGCAAGGGGCTGCTTCAAGCTCCTCCACAAGCTCCTCCAAACGGTCGGCCTTGGGGCCCAGGCCACCCACTCTCAAGTCAAAGGACAACATGAGGATCTTGTTTCTCGCTGGTAGTTTGGACATGTCAGGCTGCAGCTGTTGAGTGTCATCTTGAAAAAGATTTGTGAAAAGAGCATTGTAGGCCACCTTCTTGAGGCTCCGCTTTGCCCTCTTCCGGTTCACACTGCGCTGGCCCAGGTGAGTCTTGGCAGCCGGCAGGAGGGCCTCACACAGGTCGTCGAACAGCTGCGTGATGCTGGCCATGCCCCCTCTCAGCTCCGGGCCCCCGGCGTGCGGGAAAACACCTCACCCGGGCTTCACTCACGCTCCGGAAGACAGGGAGTGAGAGAGGGTCTGAAGAGGCTCAATGACAGGCGGCCTCTCCAATGCCGAAGCTCAGAACTGGTATTTTTAAAGGAGGCCTTGCGGTCGCTCTACTCAGAGTAAACACgccctgccctccccagcccaAGCACGCTGCCCGGCGCCCGGCAGCCCACCAGAAGCCAGCTCGGCGTTTCTTCTTATTCAGTGGCCCTCAACCTTTAGGGAGTCACAGAACCGTGGCAAAACCGAAGAACGAAACGCGCGCCCGCGCAGTACAGCGGACGAACTCGGCTTTGCAACCCGTTCTTCGGGACCCACGAGAGGAGACGGCCAGGAGAGGGTGCCACTCCGAGGGTCGTGGGCAGCGGAGAGTCTGGGGGCTCAGCCGGGTGGGTCCCGGGTTCTAGCCTGCACGTCCACCCGTTCTCCAGGCCTCAGCCGTGGAAAGTGCCCACGGCTCCCGCTCCCGCCGCCTCCGTCGCGTCACAGCCGCGCCAGTGTGAAGAGCACTAGGGCGGGCGCGCCGGAAATACGTCACGGGAACGCAGGCAGCGCGTGAAGTTGGTGAGGCCGGGGCCGCGGCATACTTCCGGCCTGAGTCCGGCACCGCGGGTGAGAGACCGAGGCCGAGAGTGCTCAGTAAaggaggcagagccagggttTCGTTTGACCGATGTTTACTAACGGCGCAAAGGCGGGGAGCGAAGCGCAGCGGGGCGCAGGGGCCGGAACGGGACCGAGGGTGGGTTGCATGGGCCTCGGTGGGACGGGCCGGGGCGCGATGGGTGGGGCGGGAGCGAGGTGAGGTGAGGGGTGGAGCGGGGGAAGCACGGGTGGGAGGGAGCGGGGCGAGTGGGGGAGCGAGGGGAGGTGCGGGGCGCGGGGATTGGGAGTGGGCGGGGTTCCGTGCCCCAGAGTCGAGGGAACCGTGGGCTTGGGGTCCGGATCGCGGCCGCGGGGCGCTGGCGTGCGGTGTCATTTCTGCGGGGTaaatgctcccaccttggccgATTTCAAGCCACCAGGTGAGGATGGCACTACAGGAGGAGCCGAGAAGAGGCGCGCAGTTGGCCTCCGGCGCTGGAGCTGGTTCAGGGcactcccctgccctgccctccccaccgATCTCTGCGGCAGAGCCAGGCCCCAGGGCAGGGCCATGCCTCCGCAGTCAGGCTAACCTGCAACATCTTCCACTGAGGTTCCAGCTGCCCTCTCAGGTACATCAGGGCCTGGACGTCCTCTGGGGAGGCCACAGAGGAAGGGCCTAGGCTAGGAGGTGCCTCTCCATTCAGCACCCGGGCCAAGATCCCTGCTAGCTGGGGTGTGGAGTCCTGGACCAGGGGCGAAGACGGAAGCAGTCACTGGTCCTTCCCCTCGTCCCACCCCGCAGCACCTCCACCCTGCCCAGCTTACCTCCTCCAGGAGGGCCAGGACTCGGCCCCCTGCCAGCCCCCGAAGCATTGCAGCCAGGAGTGCAGCGTGGGGGCCCTGCAGGCCATGGCCAGGCCCCAGCGCCACCAGCACCAGGTCAGGCTGGAAGCCGTAGGCCAGGGGCAGCACCAAGCCCAAGATGCAGCTCAGGAAACCACCGGTCATCTGTGGGGACAGCAGAGCCCAGCTCCTCATCTACTGACACCTGCTGGCTCTGGCCTCCCAACCTCCCAATCTCAGGGCCCCTGGAGTAGGAGCAGGGAGACAGGAAGGACCAGAGGCCTGCTATCATGACAATGCCAGCAAACAGCAGCTGTACACATCCATGGGCTCCCCAGCACCTGCCTTGCCGCGTGGCATGGTCACTCACCACTGGCAGTGGCGTGGAGACGTGGAACATGGATAGGGCAGCCGCCTCCTTGCCCCTGATGTTCAGCCACAGACTCCTCCTTCCAGGACCCAGGTGCATAAGTGTAAGGCCCTGCTCACCCTCCTGAGCCCAgaccacagaggcagaggtggaagagcaTTCACGGGGCCATGGGCAGGGGTGCTGTGACTGCTGAGCCTCTGTGCTGGAGACCCACCTGGCATTGCCTCCAGCAGCCCTTCTCCCAAACCCCAGCTGAGGAAGGCTCCATTCAGCACCACACAGTGCCCCACCCACCCGTCACCCTGGGGCCCAGGCACACGTCCATCACATGCCCGTCCACATGCATGGCTGGACATATGCAAGACCTGAGAGTCCTACCCGTCATGGGCGAGGTCTGGAGGCCGGTCCAGCTGTCCCAGGGCCACGCACAGCAGCCTGGAAGAAGAGCTGGCCTCAGGACAGTTGTTCATGTTGTCCAGAGTCCATTCCCAGAACTCTCTGTGCTTGGCCAGCCAGGATAGGGGTGCCCACAGGTCCTGCCGTCAGAGGCTCAGGATGGCCAAGTGAGGCTTACCTCTGGGCTCCGTGGGACAGGCCTCTCCGAACAGCCACATCCAGGGTGGCTGCTgcagcagaggctggagtggCTGCTATACCACTGTTCACCTGTGGGATGAATAAACAGTGGAGAATGAGGCACTAACCAACTCCCAAGCCAGGTAAACAGATCCACAGTTCCCTTCATTCGGTGTGTCTCTGTGGCTACTGTCAGCCACACGTCTTCTTACACTAAGGTCAATCACTCCATTTCTGTAAATAAGATGCTTacgtctataatttttttttttttttttttttttagagaggcagggtctcgttctgtagccaggctggcgtgcagtggcgcaccacagtctcaaactcctgggcttaagcgatcgtcctgcctcagcctcctaagtagctgaactacaggcacacaccaccacgcttggctgacttttttattttttgtggagacagggtctccatatgttctctaggctggtcttgaactcctgggctcaagcgtttctcccaccttggccccccaaactgccgttattacaggcatgagccactgcaccctgcctaaatgtatactttaaatcacccCCTTCACCTCTCTGCCAAAGAGCATTTAACTGAAGAAGCTGAGGTCAGAGGTCAGACACACTAGTGATCCCCACCCCTGGGGCTGTGCTGGgaacagttcctggcacaagGCAATGTTCACATCCATGTGGTTCTGTACCACCCAGCCCTCCTCTGGACAGGCCACATCTCGTTGGCAGGTCCTGGTCCCTGCCCCTAGGTCCACAGCATCCCCATCCTCTCCCAGGTGCTCCCACCTGCCCATCCAGCATCCCATCTAAGAGGTACAGGAGCTTCCCAAGTGCAGTGAGGGCCTCCTCCCGGGCCAGGGACTCGTGTGGCCTGTGGTGGACAGACCAGAGGGACACACAGACACGGAGTGACCGCAGGtcaggcacacacaggcacaggtgTAGATGCAGCCCCATCCTTCTCCCCAGGCCAGCCCTGCCCACCTGGCCCAGGCTTCTGTCTCCTCCCTCAGGGCTGACCCTTCCTGTTGGATGACGTCAGGGGGCAGGACCAATGTGATATCCGGTGCTGTCAGGGCAACAGCGGTGCGGACAGAGGGTGCGGGGCAGAGGCACGGCTGGTCCAGGAGGGAGCTCGGTGCAGATGCAGCTGCCTTACACACTGGACccccaggcagcagaggtggaGGCCTCCCCTCTGGGGAGTGGCTGCTGGGGCTCATCGGCACAGCGGTCACATCTAGGGACAGTTCG includes:
- the HDAC10 gene encoding polyamine deacetylase HDAC10 isoform X13 encodes the protein MGTALVYHEDMTATRLLWDDPECEIERPERLTAALDRLRQRGLEQRCLRLSAREASEEELGLVHSPEYVSLVRETQVLGKEELQALSGQFDAIYFHPSTFHCARLAAGAGLQLVDAVLTGAVQNGLALVRPPGHHSQRAAANGFCVFNNVAIAAAHAKQKHGLHRILVVDWDVHHGQGIQYLFEDDPRSGWETLTTWLPSCTCCSHWPLRGKCRPRQSASPTSHSCCRCWPAAGSAPCWSALESIRSARAAQAPHWKSLQLQDVTAVPMSPSSHSPEGRPPPLLPGGPVCKAAASAPSSLLDQPCLCPAPSVRTAVALTAPDITLVLPPDVIQQEGSALREETEAWARPHESLAREEALTALGKLLYLLDGMLDGQVNSGIAATPASAAAATLDVAVRRGLSHGAQRLLCVALGQLDRPPDLAHDGRSLWLNIRGKEAAALSMFHVSTPLPVMTGGFLSCILGLVLPLAYGFQPDLVLVALGPGHGLQGPHAALLAAMLRGLAGGRVLALLEEDSTPQLAGILARVLNGEAPPSLGPSSVASPEDVQALMYLRGQLEPQWKMLQCHPHLVA
- the HDAC10 gene encoding polyamine deacetylase HDAC10 isoform X7, with amino-acid sequence MGTALVYHEDMTATRLLWDDPECEIERPERLTAALDRLRQRGLEQRCLRLSAREASEEELGLVHRPPGHHSQRAAANGFCVFNNVAIAAAHAKQKHGLHRILVVDWDVHHGQGIQYLFEDDPSVLYFSWHRYEHGRFWPFLRESDADAVGRGQGLGFTVNLPWNQVGMGNADYVAAFLHLLLPLAFEFDPELVLVSAGFDSAIGDPEGQMQATPECFAHLTQLLQVLAGGRVCAVLEGGYHLESLAESVCMTVQTLLGDPAPPLSGPMVPCQSALESIRSARAAQAPHWKSLQLQDVTAVPMSPSSHSPEGRPPPLLPGGPVCKAAASAPSSLLDQPCLCPAPSVRTAVALTAPDITLVLPPDVIQQEGSALREETEAWARPHESLAREEALTALGKLLYLLDGMLDGQVNSGIAATPASAAAATLDVAVRRGLSHGAQRLLCVALGQLDRPPDLAHDGRSLWLNIRGKEAAALSMFHVSTPLPVMTGGFLSCILGLVLPLAYGFQPDLVLVALGPGHGLQGPHAALLAAMLRGLAGGRVLALLEEDSTPQLAGILARVLNGEAPPSLGPSSVASPEDVQALMYLRGQLEPQWKMLQCHPHLVA
- the HDAC10 gene encoding polyamine deacetylase HDAC10 isoform X15, with the translated sequence MGTALVYHEDMTATRLLWDDPECEIERPERLTAALDRLRQRGLEQRCLRLSAREASEEELGLVHRPPGHHSQRAAANGFCVFNNVAIAAAHAKQKHGLHRILVVDWDVHHGQGIQYLFEDDPSVLYFSWHRYEHGRFWPFLRESDADAVGRGQGLGFTVNLPWNQVGMGNADYVAAFLHLLLPLAFEGGYHLESLAESVCMTVQTLLGDPAPPLSGPMVPCQSALESIRSARAAQAPHWKSLQLQDVTAVPMSPSSHSPEGRPPPLLPGGPVCKAAASAPSSLLDQPCLCPAPSVRTAVALTAPDITLVLPPDVIQQEGSALREETEAWARPHESLAREEALTALGKLLYLLDGMLDGQVNSGIAATPASAAAATLDVAVRRGLSHGAQRLLCVALGQLDRPPDLAHDGRSLWLNIRGKEAAALSMFHVSTPLPVMTGGFLSCILGLVLPLAYGFQPDLVLVALGPGHGLQGPHAALLAAMLRGLAGGRVLALLEEDSTPQLAGILARVLNGEAPPSLGPSSVASPEDVQALMYLRGQLEPQWKMLQCHPHLVA